From a single Shewanella denitrificans OS217 genomic region:
- a CDS encoding DUF3087 domain-containing protein: MNLQHIDKAIYRQRSNKIMMALVAALSLSSLAYGAILIALFGQGSVEGIESTGNFHWNLLGVVAGVVSCALGMNHLKQHAFMKEAYYVWRLKQLQNQIYRKLAKIKLAAKQDDTKALSILSFYYQSLRQVYLLDDNTLTLAKLDADISQLNDKLQRLGLSLEGQSLSLEQLKAF; this comes from the coding sequence ATGAATTTGCAACACATAGACAAGGCCATTTATCGTCAACGCAGTAACAAAATCATGATGGCCTTAGTGGCTGCTTTGTCTTTATCTTCCTTAGCTTATGGGGCCATACTTATCGCCCTGTTCGGCCAAGGGAGTGTCGAGGGCATCGAGTCCACGGGTAATTTTCATTGGAACTTATTGGGCGTTGTTGCTGGGGTTGTGAGCTGCGCCCTGGGGATGAATCATCTTAAACAGCATGCGTTCATGAAAGAGGCTTATTATGTCTGGCGGTTAAAGCAATTGCAGAATCAAATTTACCGTAAGCTTGCAAAAATTAAACTGGCAGCGAAGCAAGATGATACTAAAGCATTGAGCATATTAAGCTTTTATTATCAGAGTCTAAGGCAAGTGTATCTACTGGATGATAACACCTTAACCTTGGCGAAATTGGACGCTGATATCAGCCAGTTAAATGATAAGTTGCAGCGCCTCGGCTTAAGCTTAGAAGGTCAAAGCCTAAGCCTTGAGCAATTAAAGGCATTCTAA
- a CDS encoding winged helix-turn-helix domain-containing protein, with product MSDNMFFFGDWQINPESNSLRCGDVVKQLEPKAMDVLLLLCQSDGDVLSSDDIVKLCWGDIPMGDNPVHKAITQLRKALGDKATAPTYIETIRKRGYRTLASVEFPLGHQTHAEIASWQGESPFPGLRPYQAKDAQVFFGRSAQISTLLGRIAEQVKFGRAFCLLLGPSGSGKSSLVNAGVLPNLMGHNGYDGIGVCSHTTLDLADVSKDRLMTDLASAMLDWDINDEPVFDGFSADRLAALLEEDIDAVIKLCKAALLSTNLAASLTSSSENTDTSTAPCHATYATPLLALFVDRLEVLLSSPQFSQPQREAFVALLETLANSGAILVLSACRNDFYPSLVNYPSLMAGKSSGAHFDLAPPTRAELLQMIRLPASAAGLSWQQDNTSAMGLDELLCVEAASNPDALPMLQYTLQELYLQRSESGELKLEVFRALGGIEGSIGKKAQEVTSQLSQADNASLAKVLSLLVTLSLDESNITSRAARWSQLEDKHQVALVKAMVESRLFVSHLQNGEPCFSVAHEALLRRWDKAKLWIDDHLDSLSIKSRIHHLAKRWRDEAKGKAYLLAEGKPLQEAVALSSNPLFSLDNQEQGFIQTSIKRAQIKRWTRRITISLLCLLSFTSVLMSLKSLDAEQQALEKRLEAENLLGFMVGDFADKLRSVGRMDLLDGISNKALEYFSRDDANPESKSNANSLLPHWLSTSLGFTSSKASFEARFQHAQTLEAMGEVAYSRGKLDEAIKAFEAAKLLLDKLYTEDKANPTLLKVLGANAFWLGQIPYAQSNWPLAEKYLTLYRDYSDALMTLTPDDVDAWVELSYALNSLGSLALKQLDYQAANTAFNRSLSLKTQALVKDPKNDYLRSDRADTLNWLAKINIPIGNIDEALTLYNEAQLELEMLLTKANDDANLMSRLSYIYTNQAQLLRYQSKFEQATVKAKKSAQLLKKALKQDPSNEQWKSDLTHVRALSLGIRTHAPSFLMQESDALFQQQINTINATLLDTSSKIKAITIELEIIRSLQKTKALSEAEILIEQVEQQLNSIANVRSRDYVISNVEFSILKAYQLQQQAQAELSLALCQNTIDELAPIIQETTEIQLILAFVQANSCVGKTKPITQEWLRLQSMGISGKGFIFIE from the coding sequence ATGAGTGACAACATGTTCTTTTTCGGCGACTGGCAAATCAACCCTGAGTCAAACAGCCTGCGTTGCGGCGATGTGGTTAAACAGCTCGAGCCTAAGGCCATGGATGTGCTGTTATTACTATGCCAAAGTGACGGCGATGTTTTAAGCAGCGACGACATAGTTAAGCTCTGCTGGGGCGATATTCCCATGGGCGATAACCCAGTACATAAAGCCATCACTCAGCTACGCAAAGCCTTAGGCGATAAAGCCACCGCCCCCACCTATATTGAAACTATCCGTAAACGCGGCTATCGCACCTTGGCATCGGTTGAATTCCCCCTAGGGCATCAAACCCATGCAGAAATAGCCAGTTGGCAAGGTGAGTCTCCCTTCCCGGGCCTTAGGCCCTACCAAGCCAAAGATGCCCAGGTATTTTTTGGCCGTAGCGCCCAAATTAGCACCCTGTTGGGGCGCATTGCAGAACAAGTCAAATTCGGCCGCGCGTTTTGCCTGTTATTAGGCCCAAGTGGCAGCGGTAAATCATCCTTAGTCAACGCAGGCGTCTTGCCTAATTTAATGGGCCACAATGGCTATGATGGCATAGGGGTTTGCAGCCATACCACGCTGGACTTAGCCGACGTCAGTAAAGACAGGCTAATGACAGATCTTGCCAGCGCTATGCTCGACTGGGACATCAATGATGAGCCTGTGTTTGATGGCTTTTCCGCCGACCGCTTAGCTGCGCTGCTTGAAGAAGATATCGATGCTGTAATAAAACTCTGTAAGGCAGCCCTGCTCTCGACAAACTTAGCGGCCAGCTTAACTTCCAGCAGCGAGAATACTGACACTAGCACCGCGCCTTGCCATGCGACATATGCAACTCCTTTGCTGGCGCTGTTTGTCGATCGCCTCGAAGTGTTATTGTCATCACCGCAGTTTAGCCAGCCCCAGCGTGAGGCCTTTGTTGCACTGCTAGAAACCTTAGCCAATAGTGGCGCTATTTTAGTCTTAAGTGCTTGTCGCAATGATTTCTACCCGAGCTTAGTCAATTACCCTAGCCTAATGGCGGGTAAGTCAAGCGGCGCTCATTTCGATTTAGCCCCGCCTACTCGGGCCGAATTACTGCAAATGATCCGCCTGCCCGCAAGTGCTGCCGGCTTAAGCTGGCAACAGGATAATACCAGCGCCATGGGCCTAGATGAGTTGCTCTGCGTTGAAGCTGCAAGTAACCCCGATGCATTGCCCATGCTGCAATATACACTGCAAGAGCTGTATCTGCAGCGCAGCGAATCTGGCGAGCTAAAACTTGAGGTGTTTCGCGCCCTTGGCGGCATAGAAGGCTCCATTGGTAAAAAAGCCCAAGAAGTCACCAGTCAGTTAAGCCAAGCGGATAACGCCAGTCTTGCCAAGGTATTATCCTTGCTAGTGACCCTAAGTTTAGATGAGAGCAATATCACCAGCCGCGCCGCCCGCTGGTCACAACTCGAGGACAAGCACCAAGTCGCCCTAGTGAAAGCCATGGTGGAAAGTCGGCTGTTTGTGTCTCACCTGCAAAATGGTGAACCTTGCTTTAGCGTCGCCCACGAGGCGCTGCTGCGCCGCTGGGATAAAGCCAAGCTGTGGATAGACGATCATTTAGACAGCTTAAGCATTAAGAGCCGCATTCATCACCTTGCCAAACGCTGGCGCGATGAAGCCAAGGGAAAAGCCTATTTACTGGCAGAAGGCAAACCGTTGCAAGAAGCTGTGGCACTTTCATCCAACCCATTGTTTAGTTTAGACAATCAAGAGCAAGGCTTTATTCAGACCTCCATCAAGCGGGCGCAAATTAAGCGCTGGACCCGCCGCATCACCATCAGCCTCTTGTGCCTACTGAGTTTCACTTCTGTGCTAATGAGCCTTAAGAGTTTAGATGCCGAGCAGCAAGCCTTAGAGAAACGCCTAGAGGCTGAAAACTTGCTGGGCTTTATGGTGGGGGATTTTGCCGACAAACTCAGAAGCGTCGGCCGCATGGATTTACTCGATGGCATCAGTAACAAGGCCTTAGAATATTTCAGTCGCGACGACGCAAATCCAGAATCAAAGTCAAATGCCAACAGCCTGCTGCCACACTGGCTAAGTACCTCCCTTGGTTTCACTTCTAGCAAAGCCAGCTTCGAGGCCAGATTTCAACACGCCCAGACCTTAGAAGCCATGGGCGAAGTCGCCTATTCTCGCGGCAAATTGGATGAAGCCATTAAAGCCTTTGAGGCTGCCAAACTGCTGCTGGATAAGCTCTACACAGAAGATAAAGCCAACCCAACTCTGCTCAAAGTCCTCGGCGCCAACGCCTTCTGGCTCGGGCAAATACCTTATGCTCAAAGCAATTGGCCGCTCGCGGAAAAATACCTGACTTTATACCGTGATTACAGCGATGCCTTGATGACACTGACACCCGATGATGTCGATGCCTGGGTCGAGCTTTCCTATGCCTTGAACTCTTTGGGCAGTCTGGCGTTAAAACAACTAGATTATCAAGCAGCCAACACCGCCTTTAATCGTTCGCTATCGTTAAAAACTCAGGCACTTGTTAAAGATCCAAAAAATGATTATTTACGCTCAGATAGAGCCGATACCTTGAATTGGTTAGCCAAGATTAATATACCAATAGGAAACATAGACGAAGCTTTAACACTCTATAATGAAGCTCAGTTAGAACTTGAAATGCTGCTGACTAAGGCTAATGATGATGCCAATCTGATGAGCCGTTTATCCTATATCTACACTAATCAAGCTCAATTACTTCGCTATCAAAGTAAGTTCGAGCAAGCCACAGTAAAGGCAAAAAAGTCAGCCCAATTACTAAAGAAAGCGCTAAAACAAGACCCAAGTAATGAACAGTGGAAGTCCGATTTAACCCATGTTAGAGCACTCTCTTTGGGGATTAGAACCCATGCTCCCTCGTTTCTAATGCAAGAGTCTGACGCATTATTTCAGCAACAGATAAATACAATAAATGCTACCTTGCTAGACACCTCTTCTAAAATAAAAGCCATTACTATAGAACTAGAGATAATAAGGTCTCTACAAAAAACTAAAGCATTATCCGAAGCTGAGATTTTAATAGAGCAAGTTGAACAACAGCTAAACAGTATAGCGAATGTAAGAAGCCGTGATTATGTAATCTCAAACGTTGAATTTAGCATACTCAAAGCCTACCAATTGCAACAACAAGCCCAAGCTGAGTTATCATTAGCACTATGCCAAAATACAATAGATGAACTTGCACCTATTATCCAAGAGACTACTGAGATACAGCTTATCTTAGCTTTCGTTCAAGCGAATTCATGTGTTGGAAAAACAAAGCCTATCACTCAAGAATGGCTACGCCTTCAAAGTATGGGAATTAGTGGCAAAGGTTTTATTTTTATTGAGTAA
- the rihA gene encoding pyrimidine-specific ribonucleoside hydrolase RihA: MSRSIILDCDPGHDDAISLILALSTTALTPLAVTTSAGNQTPDKTLYNALRILTLLARSDIPVAGGALKPLARELIIADNVHGETGLDGPTLPEPGFAAQPITAVELMAEKLRLSPVPVTLVPSGPLTNIALLLAAHPELHPKIERIVLMGGAAGVGNWTPAAEFNIFVDPEAADIVFKSGLPITLCGLDVTHKAQVMAEDIERIRNIGNPIALCVAELLDFFLIYHKDPKWDFTGAPLHDPCTIAWLLKPELFTSQDCWVGIETKGEYTQGMTVIDKYQFTGKPANATVLFDIDRQGFVDFIVERLHAYD, encoded by the coding sequence ATGAGCCGTTCTATTATCCTTGATTGCGATCCTGGCCATGATGATGCCATTTCGCTTATCTTGGCCCTAAGCACTACAGCCCTCACTCCCTTGGCTGTGACCACAAGTGCGGGCAATCAAACCCCAGATAAAACCTTATACAATGCGCTGCGCATTTTAACCTTGTTAGCGCGAAGCGACATCCCAGTGGCAGGTGGTGCGCTTAAGCCGCTGGCACGCGAGCTTATCATCGCCGACAATGTCCACGGTGAAACCGGGCTAGATGGTCCAACTCTGCCTGAACCTGGCTTCGCGGCCCAGCCCATTACAGCGGTTGAGTTGATGGCAGAAAAGCTGCGCCTAAGCCCAGTCCCTGTGACCTTAGTGCCCTCAGGGCCTCTCACCAATATTGCGCTGTTATTGGCCGCTCACCCCGAGCTTCACCCTAAGATTGAACGTATAGTGTTAATGGGCGGGGCAGCCGGAGTTGGCAATTGGACGCCGGCCGCTGAATTTAACATCTTCGTTGACCCAGAAGCTGCCGACATAGTGTTTAAGTCTGGCCTTCCCATTACTCTTTGTGGTCTCGATGTGACCCATAAGGCGCAAGTCATGGCTGAGGACATTGAGCGTATTCGCAACATTGGCAATCCTATTGCGCTGTGCGTTGCCGAGTTATTGGACTTCTTCCTTATTTATCATAAAGATCCAAAATGGGACTTCACAGGTGCGCCTCTGCACGACCCTTGCACCATAGCTTGGCTGCTTAAGCCGGAACTGTTCACCAGCCAAGATTGCTGGGTCGGCATAGAAACTAAGGGCGAATATACCCAAGGCATGACTGTCATCGACAAGTATCAGTTCACTGGCAAGCCTGCCAATGCCACTGTCTTATTTGATATCGACAGACAAGGCTTTGTGGACTTTATCGTCGAGCGGTTACACGCCTATGACTAA
- a CDS encoding MAPEG family protein, with protein MTSLLICLLLAILLPYLAKGPVAAAMAKLGGYDNQHPRAQQAKLTGYGARALAAHQNAFESLLVFGIAVLTVIATNKVTDVVVILAIVHVVARFAYHLLYLYNYGTLRSISWFIAIGASLGIFAQAL; from the coding sequence GTTTACTGCTCGCCATCTTATTACCTTATCTCGCCAAGGGCCCAGTGGCTGCGGCTATGGCCAAGCTTGGCGGCTATGACAATCAACATCCTCGTGCGCAGCAGGCAAAATTGACTGGCTATGGGGCCCGCGCCCTTGCGGCCCATCAAAATGCCTTCGAATCTTTGCTGGTATTTGGCATTGCGGTCCTCACTGTCATTGCTACGAATAAGGTGACAGATGTGGTGGTTATCTTAGCCATAGTGCATGTGGTGGCTCGTTTTGCCTACCATTTGCTCTACTTGTATAACTACGGCACGTTACGCTCGATTTCATGGTTCATCGCCATAGGCGCATCCCTAGGGATCTTTGCCCAAGCGCTGTAA
- a CDS encoding DP-EP family protein translates to MSTVQALNTETLSKTNEYVTVTVTLPTNPNEPATFVFNPSTPVVLDGSGKVKYIITNEDVVFVGAKFYRDDDDSLQSVKIETNATQSILTITAENESKTTDDDIAFKVVVAARDCDADGAIFQSQDPQIICRPNE, encoded by the coding sequence ATGAGCACAGTACAGGCGCTAAACACTGAGACATTAAGCAAAACCAATGAATACGTCACAGTCACAGTCACACTACCTACCAATCCCAATGAACCAGCCACATTTGTATTTAATCCGTCGACGCCAGTCGTGTTAGATGGCTCTGGTAAGGTTAAATATATTATCACTAATGAAGATGTGGTCTTCGTCGGTGCTAAATTTTATAGGGATGATGATGATAGCCTGCAATCAGTCAAGATTGAGACCAATGCGACTCAGTCTATATTAACTATCACGGCTGAAAATGAGAGTAAAACCACCGACGATGATATCGCCTTTAAGGTGGTGGTTGCCGCCCGAGATTGCGATGCTGATGGAGCGATTTTTCAGAGTCAAGATCCACAAATCATCTGCAGACCAAATGAATAA
- the rbsK gene encoding ribokinase: protein MSRLVILGSANVDHVMSFEYLPTTGQTLMSQNYRIEHGGKGANQAVAVARLCSPSTRVDFICHLGNDTLAHDMCHSWKLDGIHSDGVSKIDNLSTGSALIFIDKNGENSIGVAPGANDNLSVKALMEHQELLSRADWLLTQLESPTPTVIEALKLVKQQGGKTILNPAPAKNIGTEIYKWVDIITPNETEAEAITGIEVHDEDSAAFAAQILHSHGPSIVIITLGARGAYVSSAEFSGLVAAPNVMAIDTVAAGDTFNGALLVGLSQEHALFDAVTFANKAAAITVTRQGAQRSIPYRDCLV, encoded by the coding sequence ATGAGCCGACTCGTTATTTTAGGCAGTGCCAATGTGGATCATGTGATGAGTTTTGAATACCTGCCCACCACAGGCCAAACCTTAATGAGCCAAAATTATCGTATCGAGCACGGCGGCAAAGGCGCTAACCAAGCGGTGGCTGTCGCTAGGCTGTGTTCCCCTAGTACCCGAGTGGATTTTATCTGCCATTTAGGCAATGACACTCTGGCCCATGATATGTGTCATAGCTGGAAACTCGATGGTATTCACAGCGATGGCGTGAGTAAAATTGATAATCTAAGTACCGGCAGCGCATTGATTTTCATAGATAAAAATGGTGAAAACTCCATAGGGGTCGCCCCTGGCGCTAACGATAATTTATCTGTCAAAGCGCTTATGGAACATCAAGAACTCCTTAGCCGTGCCGACTGGTTATTAACCCAACTGGAAAGCCCAACGCCTACGGTTATCGAAGCCCTAAAGCTTGTTAAACAGCAAGGGGGCAAGACCATACTCAACCCGGCGCCGGCAAAAAATATCGGTACTGAGATATATAAATGGGTGGATATCATTACCCCCAATGAAACCGAGGCCGAAGCCATCACAGGCATAGAAGTCCATGATGAAGACAGCGCCGCCTTTGCAGCACAAATTCTTCATAGCCATGGCCCTAGCATAGTGATCATTACCTTAGGTGCACGCGGTGCCTATGTGAGTAGCGCTGAATTTAGCGGCCTAGTTGCCGCGCCGAATGTGATGGCCATAGACACAGTCGCCGCTGGTGATACCTTTAATGGCGCCCTTTTGGTCGGTTTAAGTCAGGAGCATGCATTATTTGATGCCGTGACCTTTGCCAACAAGGCCGCAGCGATCACTGTGACTCGCCAAGGGGCGCAGCGCAGCATTCCTTATCGAGACTGCCTTGTTTGA
- a CDS encoding sensor domain-containing diguanylate cyclase codes for MTQVDTFADIQQSLTQATQRATDLANAFNGKSTDAKVNAAALKKAQADAIDPNPLTANEKLAVETLAVKKLAAENLSINNKDNEASTTKLMSIPHTPAQTSQSEVINTISYDISSNDPSFPLPASLAESLLHTLVSHIAEAMFLVNSAGVIEMINPQGAKLFGAPKDKIVGKKLSEFFYRDAQEEYDNLFQGWHMTTETQLNHGPKEVLLKRNDGQPLEVDLSLSCLPASDSNPKAVFIGIMHNLSSHKAEYKELRRLARTDSLTQLANRHAFDEVLQRNWQECVSHGLPLSLVIIDVDYFKSFNDAHGHVQGDECLKRIAQVIQAALPSRHCLAARYGGEEFALILPGCNAHIAEATAMRVQQQINKLSFTAQGLDASVKISVSQGIACERNGQFRTPTALLCAADTALYRAKSDGRDRINLSQ; via the coding sequence ATGACACAAGTCGATACGTTCGCTGATATTCAGCAAAGCCTGACACAGGCGACACAAAGGGCAACGGATCTTGCCAATGCCTTCAATGGCAAATCCACCGATGCTAAGGTTAATGCTGCTGCATTAAAAAAGGCTCAAGCCGATGCTATCGACCCTAACCCACTGACTGCGAATGAAAAACTAGCCGTTGAAACACTAGCTGTTAAAAAATTAGCCGCTGAGAACTTATCGATTAACAACAAAGACAATGAAGCATCGACCACTAAGCTTATGTCCATACCGCATACCCCAGCGCAAACATCTCAATCCGAAGTCATTAACACTATAAGCTATGACATCAGTAGCAATGACCCAAGCTTCCCTTTACCGGCGAGCCTTGCAGAAAGCTTGCTACACACCTTAGTGTCTCATATCGCCGAAGCCATGTTCTTGGTCAATAGTGCAGGCGTGATTGAGATGATAAACCCCCAAGGGGCCAAGTTATTTGGCGCGCCAAAGGATAAAATCGTGGGCAAGAAACTGTCTGAGTTTTTTTATCGGGACGCGCAGGAAGAATACGACAACCTATTTCAAGGTTGGCACATGACAACTGAAACTCAGTTAAACCATGGCCCAAAAGAGGTGTTATTAAAGCGTAATGATGGCCAGCCATTAGAAGTGGATTTATCCCTCTCTTGCTTGCCTGCCAGTGATAGCAACCCCAAAGCCGTGTTTATCGGCATTATGCATAACCTCAGCAGTCATAAGGCAGAATATAAGGAGCTGCGCCGTCTCGCACGCACAGATTCCTTAACCCAGCTGGCTAACCGTCATGCTTTTGATGAAGTATTACAGCGCAACTGGCAAGAATGTGTCAGCCATGGCCTGCCCTTAAGCTTAGTGATCATAGACGTGGACTATTTCAAGTCATTCAACGATGCCCACGGCCATGTGCAAGGGGATGAGTGCTTAAAACGCATCGCACAGGTTATCCAAGCTGCCCTGCCGTCTCGCCATTGTCTGGCAGCCCGTTATGGCGGTGAAGAGTTTGCGCTAATCTTACCCGGCTGCAATGCCCATATTGCAGAGGCGACGGCAATGAGAGTGCAACAGCAAATCAATAAACTCTCATTTACCGCTCAAGGGTTAGACGCCAGCGTAAAAATAAGTGTCAGCCAAGGTATTGCCTGTGAACGCAATGGTCAATTTAGAACTCCCACCGCACTCTTGTGTGCTGCAGATACCGCCCTTTATCGCGCTAAATCTGATGGCAGAGACAGAATTAACCTAAGCCAATAG
- the azu gene encoding azurin, protein MKINTSASARLLQVITLAGAAFFATSASANECELKVGANDAMQFDTKELSVPASCKEVTVTLTHTGALPKAAMGHNWVLTKAADMAGVATDGMPAGADNAFLKAGDTRVIAHTALVGGGETVSVKFSTAGLTATDSYNFFCSFPGHWAIMQGTFSIK, encoded by the coding sequence ATGAAAATTAACACATCAGCAAGTGCTCGCCTATTACAAGTTATCACCTTAGCCGGTGCAGCTTTCTTCGCAACATCTGCAAGCGCTAATGAGTGTGAGCTTAAAGTCGGTGCTAACGATGCTATGCAGTTCGACACTAAAGAATTAAGCGTGCCAGCAAGCTGTAAAGAAGTCACAGTAACTTTGACTCACACAGGTGCATTACCAAAAGCGGCTATGGGCCACAACTGGGTATTAACCAAAGCTGCTGACATGGCTGGTGTTGCTACTGACGGTATGCCAGCTGGCGCTGACAATGCATTCTTAAAAGCCGGTGACACTCGCGTTATCGCTCATACTGCTCTTGTAGGCGGCGGCGAAACTGTTAGCGTTAAATTCAGCACTGCTGGTTTAACTGCAACTGACAGCTACAACTTCTTCTGCTCATTCCCAGGTCACTGGGCAATCATGCAGGGTACCTTCAGCATCAAATAA